The nucleotide window AGAATTTCGGATAGATAAGCTAAATTCTCAACACCAATCCTTATAAGCTCCCTTATAGCTTCACTCCTAGACTGAAAGATGCCATACTCCACAAGTCGATCTATTTGCCTCAACTCTTCCTCCCTTAACCTTACGGGAACTATTTTCGTAACCACATGTAATACGAATGCGTATAATAATATAAATTTTCCCCAAATTACACTTAATCACATAAACATAAAATCCACGAGAAACTATTAGAAAATCCTAAATGGATATTTAGGGAAGAATTCTCCTAACCTCCCAATAGAGTTCAGAAGATATATGAATACGTTTACATCAATGAATCTTAAGTAGCTCGCCTTTAACAGCCTTCCAATTCGAGAGATCGGATTTCAAGTCAACCTCAATGGAATTGAAGTATTGAGTTAAGTCTGGCAACT belongs to Candidatus Culexarchaeum yellowstonense and includes:
- a CDS encoding ribbon-helix-helix protein, CopG family encodes the protein MVTKIVPVRLREEELRQIDRLVEYGIFQSRSEAIRELIRIGVENLAYLSEILEAVERLFELERVEGRIPIDLSGATEQLLRERER